The following are encoded in a window of Cydia strobilella chromosome 1, ilCydStro3.1, whole genome shotgun sequence genomic DNA:
- the LOC134746457 gene encoding activating signal cointegrator 1 complex subunit 2 homolog, with amino-acid sequence MFVLKSALLLAALSCAASQQGPTTTPVPILKQINRQNDDGSYSFGYEAADGSFKIETKYPNGDVAGKYGYIDEAGKQREISYGASSKRGFEPQGTGIMVPPPTLNDPSSHNALTDGQEDDGQYREDPKIYEDPKYNGRSQTRPSAIRQFLKPSQPEPQYQRQTYQQPQQYQQQQYQPQQPSAFRSGPLFSQKTSLFNQAPQTFPQERQQNQIFHQQPQFSYQITSQPQYNQYQPQYQQQYQQPQNYQNYQTQNYNPFTGHPAQNFDPNTGSYTIDFTG; translated from the exons TCTGCACTCCTGCTGGCGGCATTGTCCTGCGCCGCATCTCAGCAGGGCCCCACCACGACCCCGGTGCCCATCCTCAAGCAGATCAACCGTCAGAATGACGATGGCTCCTACAGCTTCGGATATGAAGCGGCCGACGGCTCCTTCAAGATTGAGACCAAGTATCCCAACGGAGACGTCGCCGGGAAGTACGGATACATCGACGAGGCAGGAAAGCAGAGAGAAATTTCTTACGGCGCGAGCAGTAAAAGGGGATTCGAGCCGCaag GAACTGGAATCATGGTCCCTCCTCCGACGTTGAACGACCCATCGTCCCACAACGCTCTCACCGACGGCCAGGAGGATGACGGCCAGTACCGGGAAGACCCGAAAATTTACGAAGACCCGAAGTACAACGGCCGCTCCCAAACGCGCCCGAGCGCTATCAGGCAATTCTTGAAGCCATCCCAGCCTGAACCTCAATACCAACGGCAGACCTATCAGCAGCCGCAGCAATACCAGCAGCAGCAGTACCAACCTCAACAGCCGTCTGCGTTCCGCTCGGGTCCACTTTTCTCCCAGAAGACCAGTCTTTTCAACCAGGCTCCTCAAACTTTCCCTCAGGAAAGGCAGCAGAACCAAATCTTCCACCAGCAGCCCCAGTTCTCTTACCAGATCACTTCGCAGCCCCAGTACAATCAGTACCAACCACAATACCAGCAGCAGTACCAGCAACCGCAAAACTACCAGAATTATCAGACACAAAACTACAATCCTTTCACAGGACACCCGGCGCAGAATTTCGATCCCAATACGGGGTCTTATACTATTGACTTCACtggttaa